In the genome of Denticeps clupeoides chromosome 13, fDenClu1.1, whole genome shotgun sequence, one region contains:
- the rab3b gene encoding ras-related protein Rab-3B isoform X1 has translation MLTNASHLNIPGNQRSRVEKAGRRKGPVGAELADTHPQMAKADQRFGQRDGSDQNFDYMFKLLIIGNSSVGKTSFLFRYADDSFSNSFVSTVGIDFKVKTVYRNDKRVKLQIWDTAGQERYRTITTAYYRGAMGFILMYDITNEESFNAVQDWATQIKTYSWDNAQVILVGNKCDMDEERLVPSEKGKQLADQLGFEYYEASAKENINVRQVFERLVDIICVKMSERVDADPAMVSGAKNTRLTDKPPQLPQNCC, from the exons atgCTAACCAACGCATCTCATTTAAATATTCCTGGGAACCAGCGGTCCAGGGTGGAGAAGGCAGGACGGAGGAAAG gGCCAGTCGGAGCGGAACTCGCCGACACGCATCCTCAGATGGCAAAAGCAGACCAGCGCTTCGGCCAGAGAGATGGATCGGACCAGAACTTCGACTACATGTTCAAGCTGCTCATCATCGGCAACAGCAGCGTGGGGAAGACGAGCTTCTTGTTCCGATACGCCGACGACTCCTTCAGCAATTCGTTCGTCAGCACGGTGGGCATCGACTTTAAGGTGAAGACCGTCTACAGGAACGACAAGCGGGTGAAGCTTCAGATCTGG GACACGGCTGGGCAGGAGCGCTACAGGACCATCACCACAGCCTACTACAGAGGGGCCATGGGCTTCATCCTCATGTATGACATCACCAACGAGGAGTCTTTTAATGCAGTACAGGACTG GGCCACCCAGATAAAGACGTACTCCTGGGACAATGCTCAGGTGATCCTGGTGGGAAACAAGTGTGACATGGATGAAGAGAGACTCGTGCCCTCAGAAAAGGGCAAACAGCTGGCAGACCAGTTAG GATTCGAGTATTATGAAGCCAGCGCCAAGGAGAACATCAACGTACGACAGGTGTTTGAGCGGCTGGTTGACATCATCTGCGTGAAGATGTCCGAGCGTGTGGATGCAGACCCGGCCATGGTCAGTGGGGCGAAGAACACTCGACTCACTGACAAGCCCCCGCAGCTACCCCAAAACTGCTGCTGA
- the rab3b gene encoding ras-related protein Rab-3B isoform X2, producing MAKADQRFGQRDGSDQNFDYMFKLLIIGNSSVGKTSFLFRYADDSFSNSFVSTVGIDFKVKTVYRNDKRVKLQIWDTAGQERYRTITTAYYRGAMGFILMYDITNEESFNAVQDWATQIKTYSWDNAQVILVGNKCDMDEERLVPSEKGKQLADQLGFEYYEASAKENINVRQVFERLVDIICVKMSERVDADPAMVSGAKNTRLTDKPPQLPQNCC from the exons ATGGCAAAAGCAGACCAGCGCTTCGGCCAGAGAGATGGATCGGACCAGAACTTCGACTACATGTTCAAGCTGCTCATCATCGGCAACAGCAGCGTGGGGAAGACGAGCTTCTTGTTCCGATACGCCGACGACTCCTTCAGCAATTCGTTCGTCAGCACGGTGGGCATCGACTTTAAGGTGAAGACCGTCTACAGGAACGACAAGCGGGTGAAGCTTCAGATCTGG GACACGGCTGGGCAGGAGCGCTACAGGACCATCACCACAGCCTACTACAGAGGGGCCATGGGCTTCATCCTCATGTATGACATCACCAACGAGGAGTCTTTTAATGCAGTACAGGACTG GGCCACCCAGATAAAGACGTACTCCTGGGACAATGCTCAGGTGATCCTGGTGGGAAACAAGTGTGACATGGATGAAGAGAGACTCGTGCCCTCAGAAAAGGGCAAACAGCTGGCAGACCAGTTAG GATTCGAGTATTATGAAGCCAGCGCCAAGGAGAACATCAACGTACGACAGGTGTTTGAGCGGCTGGTTGACATCATCTGCGTGAAGATGTCCGAGCGTGTGGATGCAGACCCGGCCATGGTCAGTGGGGCGAAGAACACTCGACTCACTGACAAGCCCCCGCAGCTACCCCAAAACTGCTGCTGA
- the nrd1b gene encoding nardilysin b isoform X2: protein MNKSKSSADSSTQVSATDDGEPPPNDEAKGLLKHGDPAGCREDLGDPQIIKSPSDPKTYRYVVLSNGLRALLISDLSGPGNVSDDSAGEGEEQGEGDSEEDVNVDEVEDGDDQTESDGGEDQETGDVKKKISSVKQSAAALCIGVGSFSDPEDLPGLAHFLEHMVFMGSEKYPAENGFDAFLKRHGGSTNASTDCERTLFQFDVQRKHFREALDRWAQFFICPLMIQDAIEREVEAVDSEYQLAKPSDSHRKEMLFGSLAKPKHPMGHFFWGNAQTLKHEPKELNIDTYQRLQDFWKRHYSAHYMTLAVQSKEKLDTLEKWVGEIFTSVPNNGQAKPDFSQLRDPFDTPAFNKLYRVVPVRKVHALTITWALPPQSKHYRVKPLHYISWLIGHEGTGSILSQLRKRCWALALFGGNSETGFDQNSTYSIFSISITLTDEGFQNFYQVIHMVFQYLKMLQTLGPQQRIYEEIQKIDANEFHYQEQTDPIGFVESICENMQLFPKEDFLTGDQLMFEYEPGVISAALSLMTPEKANLLLLSPQHEGQCPLKEKWFGAQYSVEDIPHEWRDRWTGDFDLNPDLQLPADNKFIATDFTLKTSDCPDTEYPVKIVSNERGCLWFKKDNKFKIPKAYARFNLVSPIIQRCPENLVLFDLLVNVLAHNLAEMAYDADVAQLEYKLIAGEHSLIIRVKGFNHKLPLLLKLIVDYLADFSASPNVFSMFAEQMKKAYFNMLIKPDMLGKDLRLLILEPSRWSLIQKYQALMKGLSVTDLMGFINRLKAELYVEGLVQGNFNSAESKDILQYFIEKLQFKPLTAEAPVHFRVVELPQKQHLCKVRSLNKDDPNSDVTVYYQSGLKNLWEHTMMELLVMHMEEPCFDFLRTKETLGYQVYPTCRNTSGILGFSVTVETQATKFPV from the exons ATGAATAAATCTAAAAGTTCGGCCGATAGTAGCACTCAAGTATCAGCGACCGATGATGGGGAGCCACCACCGAATGATGAAGCCAAGGGTCTCCTGAAACACGGGGATCCGGCTGGATGCAGGGAAGATCTGGGCGATCCGCAGATCATCAAGTCCCCTAGTGATCCTAAAACATACAG GTATGTAGTGCTGAGTAATGGACTTCGGGCTCTGCTCATCTCAGATCTCAGCGGACCAGGCAACGTCTCTGATGACTCAGCAGGAGAAGGCGAGGAGCAGGGTGAAGGAGACAGTGAGGaagatgtaaatgttgatgaggTAGAGGATGGTGATGATCAAACTGAGAGTGATGGTGGTGAAGACCAGGAAACTGGTGACGTAAAGAAGAAAATTAGTTCAGTAAAGCAG TCTGCTGCAGCTCTCTGCATTGGCGTGGGCAGCTTCAGCGACCCAGAGGACCTGCCCGGTCTAGCCCATTTTCTAGAGCATA TGGTTTTCATGGGCAGTGAGAAGTATCCTGCGGAGAATGGCTTCGACGCCTTCCTGAAGCGACACGGGGGCAGCACCAATGCCTCAACAGACTGCGAACGGACATTATTCCAGTTTGATGTTCAGAGGAAGCACTTTAGAGAGGCTCTGGACAG GTGGGCGCAGTTCTTCATATGTCCCCTCATGATCCAGGATGCAATTGAAAGGGAGGTTGAGGCAGTCGACAGTG AATACCAACTAGCCAAGCCATCTGACTCTCACAGGAAGGAAATGCTGTTTGGAAGCTTAGCCAAACCCAAACATCCTATGGGACATTTTTTCTGGG GAAATGCCCAGACACTGAAGCATGAGCCGAAAGAACTGAACATCGATACCTACCAGCGTCTGCAGGACTTTTGGAAGAGGCACTACTCTGCCCACTACATGACCCTGGCTGTGCAATCAAAAG AGAAGCTGGACACGCTAGAGAAGTGGGTGGGAGAGATCTTCACCAGCGTCCCTAACAA CGGCCAAGCAAAGCCTGACTTTTCTCAACTGCGGGACCCCTTTGACACGCCCGCATTTAACAAGCTTTATCGAG TGGTACCCGTGAGGAAGGTCCATGCCCTCACCATCACCTGGGCATTACCACCACAGAGTAAACACTACCG AGTGAAGCCCTTGCACTACATATCTTGGCTTATTGGTCATGAGGGTACTGGCAGCATTCTCTCGCAGCTCAGAAAGAG ATGCTGGGCCCTGGCTCTGTTTGGTGGAAACAGTGAGACTGGCTTTGATCAGAACTCCACCTACTCCATCTTCTCCATCTCAATCACGTTGACTGACGAGGGCTTCCAGAATTTCTACCAG GTAATTCACATGGTGTTTCAGTACTTGAAAATGCTCCAGACACTCGGACCTCAACAGAG GATTTATGAAGAAATCCAGAAAATTGATGCAAATGAATTTCACTATCAGGAGCAG ACAGACCCAATTGGATTTGTGGAGAGTATTTGTGAGAATATGCAGCTGTTTCCCAAGGAAGACTTCCTGACTGGAGACCAGCTTATGTTTGAATATGAACCGGGG GTCATTTCTGCTGCATTATCACTCATGACCCCTGAGAAGGCCAACCTTCTTTTGCTGTCACCTCAGCATGAGGGCCAGTGCCCTCTGAAGGAGAAGTGGTTTGGGGCACAGTACAGTGTAGAAG ATATTCCTCATGAGTGGAGAGATCGCTGGACTGGAGATTTTGATTTGAATCCTGACCTTCAGCTTCCAGCTGACAATAAGTTCATTG CTACTGATTTCACTCTGAAAACATCAGACTGTCCTGATACAGAGTACCCTGTCAAAATCGTCAGCAATGAAAGAGGATGTCTATGGTTCAAAAAGGACAATAAGTTCAAGATTCCCAAAG CTTATGCACGCTTCAACCTGGTGTCTCCAATAATACAAAGATGTCCGGAAAA CCTGGTGCTGTTTGACCTTCTTGTGAACGTTCTGGCCCACAACCTGGCAGAGATGGCCTACGATGCTGATGTGGCACAGCTGGAATACAAGCTGATAGCTGGGGAGCACAGTCTGATCATTCGAGTCAAGGGCTTCAACCACAAGCTGCCA TTGCTGCTGAAACTGATAGTGGACTATCTGGCTGACTTTAGTGCATCTCCAAATGTGTTCTCCATGTTTGCGGAGCAGATGAAGAAGGCATACTTCAACATGCTCATCAAGCCAGACATGCTTGGCAA GGACTTGCGTCTTTTGATCCTAGAGCCCTCTCGCTGGTCACTGATCCAAAAGTACCAGGCTCTAATGAAGGGTTTGTCCGTGACTGATCTCATGGGCTTCATCAACAGACTGAAAGCAGAGTTATATGTTGAGGGACTTGTTCAGGGAAACTTCAACAGTGCT GAATCGAAAGACATTTTGCAGTATTTTATTGA GAAACTACAATTTAAGCCACTTACTGCAGAGGCCCCTGTCCACTTCCGGGTGGTGGAGCTTCCACAGAAACAGCATCTGTGCAAAGTTCGTTCCCTCAATAAGGACGACCCCAATTCTGATGTCACTGTTTACTATCAG TCAGGCCTGAAGAACCTTTGGGAACACACAATGATGGAGTTGCTGGTG ATGCATATGGAGGAACCTTGCTTTGACTTCTTGAGAACCAAGGAAACACTAGG ATATCAGGTGTACCCTACATGCAGAAACACCTCTGGTATCTTAGGATTCTCAGTTACAGTGGAAACCCAAGCTACAAAGTTCCC TGTGTGA
- the nrd1b gene encoding nardilysin b isoform X1, producing the protein MNKSKSSADSSTQVSATDDGEPPPNDEAKGLLKHGDPAGCREDLGDPQIIKSPSDPKTYRYVVLSNGLRALLISDLSGPGNVSDDSAGEGEEQGEGDSEEDVNVDEVEDGDDQTESDGGEDQETGDVKKKISSVKQSAAALCIGVGSFSDPEDLPGLAHFLEHMVFMGSEKYPAENGFDAFLKRHGGSTNASTDCERTLFQFDVQRKHFREALDRWAQFFICPLMIQDAIEREVEAVDSEYQLAKPSDSHRKEMLFGSLAKPKHPMGHFFWGNAQTLKHEPKELNIDTYQRLQDFWKRHYSAHYMTLAVQSKEKLDTLEKWVGEIFTSVPNNGQAKPDFSQLRDPFDTPAFNKLYRVVPVRKVHALTITWALPPQSKHYRVKPLHYISWLIGHEGTGSILSQLRKRCWALALFGGNSETGFDQNSTYSIFSISITLTDEGFQNFYQVIHMVFQYLKMLQTLGPQQRIYEEIQKIDANEFHYQEQTDPIGFVESICENMQLFPKEDFLTGDQLMFEYEPGVISAALSLMTPEKANLLLLSPQHEGQCPLKEKWFGAQYSVEDIPHEWRDRWTGDFDLNPDLQLPADNKFIATDFTLKTSDCPDTEYPVKIVSNERGCLWFKKDNKFKIPKAYARFNLVSPIIQRCPENLVLFDLLVNVLAHNLAEMAYDADVAQLEYKLIAGEHSLIIRVKGFNHKLPLLLKLIVDYLADFSASPNVFSMFAEQMKKAYFNMLIKPDMLGKDLRLLILEPSRWSLIQKYQALMKGLSVTDLMGFINRLKAELYVEGLVQGNFNSAESKDILQYFIEKLQFKPLTAEAPVHFRVVELPQKQHLCKVRSLNKDDPNSDVTVYYQSGLKNLWEHTMMELLVMHMEEPCFDFLRTKETLGYQVYPTCRNTSGILGFSVTVETQATKFPTDFVETKIEEFLQSFGETLASLSDEAFQAQVSALIKLKECEDPHLGEEVDRNWFEVVTQQYVFDRIQKEIEALKTMKKENLLSWFMDHRQANRRLSVHVVGFGQAEGDQENCSQSCPDPSAEQAGMKEPNTSAYGEVTELTFMPASPLLAEATKITDIHAFTSSLSLFPYHKILK; encoded by the exons ATGAATAAATCTAAAAGTTCGGCCGATAGTAGCACTCAAGTATCAGCGACCGATGATGGGGAGCCACCACCGAATGATGAAGCCAAGGGTCTCCTGAAACACGGGGATCCGGCTGGATGCAGGGAAGATCTGGGCGATCCGCAGATCATCAAGTCCCCTAGTGATCCTAAAACATACAG GTATGTAGTGCTGAGTAATGGACTTCGGGCTCTGCTCATCTCAGATCTCAGCGGACCAGGCAACGTCTCTGATGACTCAGCAGGAGAAGGCGAGGAGCAGGGTGAAGGAGACAGTGAGGaagatgtaaatgttgatgaggTAGAGGATGGTGATGATCAAACTGAGAGTGATGGTGGTGAAGACCAGGAAACTGGTGACGTAAAGAAGAAAATTAGTTCAGTAAAGCAG TCTGCTGCAGCTCTCTGCATTGGCGTGGGCAGCTTCAGCGACCCAGAGGACCTGCCCGGTCTAGCCCATTTTCTAGAGCATA TGGTTTTCATGGGCAGTGAGAAGTATCCTGCGGAGAATGGCTTCGACGCCTTCCTGAAGCGACACGGGGGCAGCACCAATGCCTCAACAGACTGCGAACGGACATTATTCCAGTTTGATGTTCAGAGGAAGCACTTTAGAGAGGCTCTGGACAG GTGGGCGCAGTTCTTCATATGTCCCCTCATGATCCAGGATGCAATTGAAAGGGAGGTTGAGGCAGTCGACAGTG AATACCAACTAGCCAAGCCATCTGACTCTCACAGGAAGGAAATGCTGTTTGGAAGCTTAGCCAAACCCAAACATCCTATGGGACATTTTTTCTGGG GAAATGCCCAGACACTGAAGCATGAGCCGAAAGAACTGAACATCGATACCTACCAGCGTCTGCAGGACTTTTGGAAGAGGCACTACTCTGCCCACTACATGACCCTGGCTGTGCAATCAAAAG AGAAGCTGGACACGCTAGAGAAGTGGGTGGGAGAGATCTTCACCAGCGTCCCTAACAA CGGCCAAGCAAAGCCTGACTTTTCTCAACTGCGGGACCCCTTTGACACGCCCGCATTTAACAAGCTTTATCGAG TGGTACCCGTGAGGAAGGTCCATGCCCTCACCATCACCTGGGCATTACCACCACAGAGTAAACACTACCG AGTGAAGCCCTTGCACTACATATCTTGGCTTATTGGTCATGAGGGTACTGGCAGCATTCTCTCGCAGCTCAGAAAGAG ATGCTGGGCCCTGGCTCTGTTTGGTGGAAACAGTGAGACTGGCTTTGATCAGAACTCCACCTACTCCATCTTCTCCATCTCAATCACGTTGACTGACGAGGGCTTCCAGAATTTCTACCAG GTAATTCACATGGTGTTTCAGTACTTGAAAATGCTCCAGACACTCGGACCTCAACAGAG GATTTATGAAGAAATCCAGAAAATTGATGCAAATGAATTTCACTATCAGGAGCAG ACAGACCCAATTGGATTTGTGGAGAGTATTTGTGAGAATATGCAGCTGTTTCCCAAGGAAGACTTCCTGACTGGAGACCAGCTTATGTTTGAATATGAACCGGGG GTCATTTCTGCTGCATTATCACTCATGACCCCTGAGAAGGCCAACCTTCTTTTGCTGTCACCTCAGCATGAGGGCCAGTGCCCTCTGAAGGAGAAGTGGTTTGGGGCACAGTACAGTGTAGAAG ATATTCCTCATGAGTGGAGAGATCGCTGGACTGGAGATTTTGATTTGAATCCTGACCTTCAGCTTCCAGCTGACAATAAGTTCATTG CTACTGATTTCACTCTGAAAACATCAGACTGTCCTGATACAGAGTACCCTGTCAAAATCGTCAGCAATGAAAGAGGATGTCTATGGTTCAAAAAGGACAATAAGTTCAAGATTCCCAAAG CTTATGCACGCTTCAACCTGGTGTCTCCAATAATACAAAGATGTCCGGAAAA CCTGGTGCTGTTTGACCTTCTTGTGAACGTTCTGGCCCACAACCTGGCAGAGATGGCCTACGATGCTGATGTGGCACAGCTGGAATACAAGCTGATAGCTGGGGAGCACAGTCTGATCATTCGAGTCAAGGGCTTCAACCACAAGCTGCCA TTGCTGCTGAAACTGATAGTGGACTATCTGGCTGACTTTAGTGCATCTCCAAATGTGTTCTCCATGTTTGCGGAGCAGATGAAGAAGGCATACTTCAACATGCTCATCAAGCCAGACATGCTTGGCAA GGACTTGCGTCTTTTGATCCTAGAGCCCTCTCGCTGGTCACTGATCCAAAAGTACCAGGCTCTAATGAAGGGTTTGTCCGTGACTGATCTCATGGGCTTCATCAACAGACTGAAAGCAGAGTTATATGTTGAGGGACTTGTTCAGGGAAACTTCAACAGTGCT GAATCGAAAGACATTTTGCAGTATTTTATTGA GAAACTACAATTTAAGCCACTTACTGCAGAGGCCCCTGTCCACTTCCGGGTGGTGGAGCTTCCACAGAAACAGCATCTGTGCAAAGTTCGTTCCCTCAATAAGGACGACCCCAATTCTGATGTCACTGTTTACTATCAG TCAGGCCTGAAGAACCTTTGGGAACACACAATGATGGAGTTGCTGGTG ATGCATATGGAGGAACCTTGCTTTGACTTCTTGAGAACCAAGGAAACACTAGG ATATCAGGTGTACCCTACATGCAGAAACACCTCTGGTATCTTAGGATTCTCAGTTACAGTGGAAACCCAAGCTACAAAGTTCCC caCTGACTTTGTAGAAACGAAGATAGAGGAGTTTCTTCAGAGCTTTGGGGAGACGCTGGCTAGCCTATCAGATGAAGCTTTCCAAGCCCAGGTGTCTGCTTTGATCAAACTGAAGGAGTGTGAGGACCCTCACCTGGGTGAGGAGGTGGACCGGAACTGGTTCGAAGTGGTCACTCAGCAATATGTCTTTGATCGAATTCAAAAAGAG ATTGAGGCCTTGAAGACgatgaagaaagaaaatctTCTGTCTTGGTTTatggaccacagacaggccaaTAGGAGGCTTAGCGTTCAC gtTGTAGGCTTCGGACAAGCAGAAGGTGACCAGGAGAATTGCAGTCAGTCCTGTCCTGATCCCTCAGCAGAACAGGCAGGGATGAAGGAGCCCAACACCTCTGCTTATGGAGAAGTTACGGAGCTCACATTCATGCCTGCCTCACCCTTACTGGCAGAAGCCACCAAAATCACTGATATCCACGCTTTTACCTCATCACTGTCCCTATTCCCATATCACAAAATCCTCAAATAG
- the nphs2 gene encoding podocin isoform X1: protein MAPMTDSGVERRAEVETHPPTSRPLRAQKRDTSPTSKSRHPKNSKPPEPPRRKDKPRKEQAEGENKERQHAESPEKSASTVVNVDTVREKGEVEKDELLGLLETGWQEESVKERYLGPCEILLVVLTVAFIVLFFPLSIWFCMKIVREHERAVVFRLGHLLRRKPRGPGLIFFLPFLDVCYKVDVRLQTLSVPSHTVVTKDLVSVELSAVCYYRIENLSLCYGSLAKVPGVLQGLVQVSDREILAHHTFTEILTERKKIGHKIQVSLDSVACKWGIKVERAEIEDLSLPAELQHNFAAEAEAKRQAQVKVIAAEGERMACEALKASMDALSGSPAALQLRLLQLLHSLQTDRSVVVLALPSDFNSLSNNVSVLSTTTRPGAMSDTNKESGNDSPMM, encoded by the exons ATGGCTCCCATGACAGACAGTGGCGTGGAGAGGAGGGCAGAGGTCGAAACCCATCCTCCCACCTCAAGACCATTGAGGGCACAAAAAAGGGACACTTCACCAACATCTAAGAGCCGTCATCCCAAAAACAGCAAGCCGCCAGAGCCACCAAGAAGAAAAGATAAGCCAAGGAAAGAGCAGGCAGAAGGCGAGAACAAAGAGCGACAACACGCAGAGAGTCCAGAGAAGTCTGCGAGCACCGTGGTCAATGTGGACACGGTGCGAGAGAAAGGAGAGGTGGAAAAAGACGAGTTACTGGGACTCCTGGAGACAGGATGGCAGGAAGAAA GCGTGAAGGAAAGATACCTGGGACCTTGCGAGATTCTGCTCGTGGTGTTGACTGTTGCATTCATTGTCTTGTTTTTCCCTCTGTCTATCTGGTTCTGCATGAAG ATAGTGCGAGAGCATGAGCGTGCAGTGGTCTTCAGACTGGGACACCTCCTGCGAAGAAAACCCAGGGGACCAG gccttatttttttcctcccgtTCTTGGATGTTTGCTATAAGGTGGATGTTCGACTACAAACACTCAGCGTACCTAGTCATACA GTGGTAACAAAGGACCTGGTGAGTGTAGAGCTAAGTGCGGTGTGCTACTACCGCATTGAGAACCTGTCGCTCTGCTATGGCTCACTGGCTAaagtccccggggtgctgcagGGTTTGGTGCAGGTCTCAGACAGAGAGATTCTTGCTCATCACACCTTCACTGAGATCCtgactgaaagaaagaaaatcggCCACAAGATTCAG GTATCCCTAGACTCAGTTGCCTGCAAATGGGGCATCAAAGTGGAGAGAGCAGAGAT TGAGGacctctctctccctgcagAGCTTCAGCACAACTTTGCAGCTGAAGCTGAAGCCAAGAGACAAGCACAGGTCAAA GTTATCGCAGCAGAGGGCGAGCGGATGGCCTGTGAAGCTCTGAAGGCTTCCATGGATGCTCTCTCTGGATCCCCCGCCGCTCTACAGCTAcggctcctccagctcctgcacAGTCTGCAGACGGACCGCTCTGTCGTGGTCCTGGCCTTACCTTCTGACTTCAACAGCTTGTCAAATAATGTCTCAGTTCTGAGCACCACGACCAGGCCCGGTGCCATGAGTGACACCAACAAAGAGAGTGGCAATGATTCCCCTATGATGTGA
- the nphs2 gene encoding podocin isoform X2 produces MAPMTDSGVERRAEVETHPPTSRPLRAQKRDTSPTSKSRHPKNSKPPEPPRRKDKPRKEQAEGENKERQHAESPEKSASTVVNVDTVREKGEVEKDELLGLLETGWQEESVKERYLGPCEILLVVLTVAFIVLFFPLSIWFCMKIVREHERAVVFRLGHLLRRKPRGPGLIFFLPFLDVCYKVDVRLQTLSVPSHTVSLDSVACKWGIKVERAEIEDLSLPAELQHNFAAEAEAKRQAQVKVIAAEGERMACEALKASMDALSGSPAALQLRLLQLLHSLQTDRSVVVLALPSDFNSLSNNVSVLSTTTRPGAMSDTNKESGNDSPMM; encoded by the exons ATGGCTCCCATGACAGACAGTGGCGTGGAGAGGAGGGCAGAGGTCGAAACCCATCCTCCCACCTCAAGACCATTGAGGGCACAAAAAAGGGACACTTCACCAACATCTAAGAGCCGTCATCCCAAAAACAGCAAGCCGCCAGAGCCACCAAGAAGAAAAGATAAGCCAAGGAAAGAGCAGGCAGAAGGCGAGAACAAAGAGCGACAACACGCAGAGAGTCCAGAGAAGTCTGCGAGCACCGTGGTCAATGTGGACACGGTGCGAGAGAAAGGAGAGGTGGAAAAAGACGAGTTACTGGGACTCCTGGAGACAGGATGGCAGGAAGAAA GCGTGAAGGAAAGATACCTGGGACCTTGCGAGATTCTGCTCGTGGTGTTGACTGTTGCATTCATTGTCTTGTTTTTCCCTCTGTCTATCTGGTTCTGCATGAAG ATAGTGCGAGAGCATGAGCGTGCAGTGGTCTTCAGACTGGGACACCTCCTGCGAAGAAAACCCAGGGGACCAG gccttatttttttcctcccgtTCTTGGATGTTTGCTATAAGGTGGATGTTCGACTACAAACACTCAGCGTACCTAGTCATACA GTATCCCTAGACTCAGTTGCCTGCAAATGGGGCATCAAAGTGGAGAGAGCAGAGAT TGAGGacctctctctccctgcagAGCTTCAGCACAACTTTGCAGCTGAAGCTGAAGCCAAGAGACAAGCACAGGTCAAA GTTATCGCAGCAGAGGGCGAGCGGATGGCCTGTGAAGCTCTGAAGGCTTCCATGGATGCTCTCTCTGGATCCCCCGCCGCTCTACAGCTAcggctcctccagctcctgcacAGTCTGCAGACGGACCGCTCTGTCGTGGTCCTGGCCTTACCTTCTGACTTCAACAGCTTGTCAAATAATGTCTCAGTTCTGAGCACCACGACCAGGCCCGGTGCCATGAGTGACACCAACAAAGAGAGTGGCAATGATTCCCCTATGATGTGA